One genomic segment of Pedobacter endophyticus includes these proteins:
- a CDS encoding carbamoyltransferase family protein produces the protein MYILGINAVFHDSSACIIKDGQLLAAAEEERFTHFKHGKRPIPFSTYELPFHAIDYCLSVAGIHLSQVDHIAYSFDPYLLIPTEHRTDPFCEIPFSPAGLQADSEQNPWENLFLSSILNAPAQLVDGWPHHLQKRFYGSTTADWQWHFVEHHVAHAASAFYPSPYQQAAILTLDGRGETTSTTYGIGNGNEMLRIAEVPLPHSLGLLYENLTTHLGFLHSSDEYKVMALASYGKPEFIKDFREIIKIGEKGQYTIENENLTERFGPARLRHEPFTAFHFDLARSLQYVLEESVLELVNWLQQTTKSKNLVMAGGVALNCVLNARIRDLSAFDQVWVQPAAGDSGTALGAAMQVDVNERKPTERSFVMEHAYWGPSYSDAEIEAFLNLAKVPHQKMEDPATEVAALLAENMIIGWFQGRMEFGPRALGSRSILASPISPDMQARLNEVKDREDFRPVAPVVLEEDANDWFKDATKSPFMLFVHDVRPEVADKIPAVRHTDGTARIQTINEAQHPAYYALLKAFKEKTGVPILVNTSFNTLGKPIVCTPRDAIECFWGSPFDALIMGSYLILKNDAKTDIGRYSDLQQADTFA, from the coding sequence ATGTACATACTCGGTATCAATGCAGTTTTTCACGATTCATCAGCTTGTATTATAAAAGATGGCCAGTTATTGGCCGCCGCAGAAGAAGAGCGTTTCACACATTTTAAACACGGAAAGAGGCCGATTCCATTTAGCACATACGAACTGCCTTTTCATGCCATAGATTATTGCCTCAGCGTTGCCGGCATCCATTTGAGCCAGGTAGATCATATTGCTTACTCATTTGACCCCTATTTGCTAATACCGACAGAACACCGTACGGATCCTTTTTGCGAAATCCCGTTTTCGCCAGCCGGTTTGCAAGCTGACAGCGAACAGAACCCCTGGGAAAATTTATTTTTATCGTCTATTTTAAATGCACCTGCCCAACTGGTTGATGGCTGGCCCCACCATTTGCAAAAGCGGTTTTACGGATCGACAACGGCCGATTGGCAGTGGCATTTTGTCGAGCACCATGTGGCCCACGCGGCAAGCGCCTTTTATCCTTCGCCGTACCAGCAAGCCGCCATTTTAACGTTGGATGGCCGCGGAGAAACAACATCCACCACTTATGGTATTGGCAACGGAAATGAGATGCTACGCATAGCTGAAGTGCCGCTTCCCCATTCGTTGGGCCTGCTTTACGAAAACCTTACCACTCATCTTGGTTTCCTACACTCGTCTGACGAGTACAAGGTAATGGCCCTGGCTTCTTACGGAAAACCGGAGTTCATAAAAGATTTCAGAGAGATTATAAAGATTGGTGAAAAGGGCCAATATACCATTGAAAACGAGAACCTTACTGAGCGCTTTGGCCCTGCCCGATTAAGGCACGAGCCGTTTACGGCCTTTCATTTCGATTTGGCACGATCGCTTCAATACGTGCTCGAAGAATCGGTGCTCGAGCTGGTAAACTGGCTGCAACAAACCACCAAAAGCAAAAATTTGGTAATGGCCGGGGGCGTGGCGCTCAACTGTGTATTAAATGCACGAATACGAGATTTGAGTGCCTTTGATCAGGTTTGGGTACAACCCGCAGCGGGCGATTCGGGAACAGCCCTGGGGGCGGCCATGCAGGTAGATGTAAATGAGCGGAAACCGACCGAACGAAGCTTTGTAATGGAGCATGCCTATTGGGGCCCATCATACAGCGACGCTGAAATTGAAGCTTTTCTGAATCTGGCCAAAGTTCCGCACCAAAAAATGGAAGATCCGGCTACCGAAGTGGCTGCGCTATTGGCCGAGAATATGATTATTGGCTGGTTCCAGGGTAGAATGGAGTTTGGCCCGAGGGCACTCGGTAGCAGATCGATCCTCGCTTCGCCGATTTCGCCGGATATGCAGGCCAGGTTGAACGAGGTAAAGGATCGCGAAGATTTCAGACCTGTAGCGCCCGTGGTGTTAGAGGAAGATGCGAATGATTGGTTTAAGGATGCCACAAAATCGCCTTTTATGCTTTTTGTGCACGATGTAAGGCCGGAAGTTGCCGACAAAATTCCAGCGGTTAGACATACCGACGGAACGGCAAGGATTCAAACGATAAATGAAGCGCAACACCCCGCCTATTATGCGCTATTGAAAGCTTTTAAAGAGAAAACGGGCGTGCCTATTCTGGTAAATACATCTTTCAACACCCTGGGAAAACCAATTGTATGTACGCCAAGGGATGCAATAGAATGCTTTTGGGGCTCCCCTTTCGACGCCTTAATTATGGGATCTTATCTAATATTAAAAAATGACGCAAAAACGGATATCGGTCGTTATTCCGACTTACAACAGGCAGACACTTTTGCTTAA
- a CDS encoding glycosyltransferase family 2 protein, with protein MTQKRISVVIPTYNRQTLLLNCLQSLEKQSLPGPDFEVLVVHDGPFNESDLTELKNLNFKFRLSLIQSSIKKGPAAARNLGWLQARYQLIAFTDDDCLPEENWLREILDAYRFETLIAYTGKTIVPLPERPSDFELNTAGLATAEFITANCALTKQALIKVGGFDERFALAWREDSDLEFKLIISNIPIRRNSAAVVVHPVRTVPWGVSLKEQKKGLYDVLLFKKYPELYRQKIQPRPLWNYYLFISLFLLTVIAVGMQNKGIARWTAVLMLIPLGWFFYKRIRITRKSATHIAEMLLTSMLIPFVSVYWRGYGIIKFKKLLF; from the coding sequence ATGACGCAAAAACGGATATCGGTCGTTATTCCGACTTACAACAGGCAGACACTTTTGCTTAATTGTTTGCAATCGCTCGAAAAACAAAGCTTGCCGGGACCAGATTTTGAAGTCCTTGTTGTTCACGATGGTCCCTTTAACGAAAGCGACCTAACTGAACTCAAAAACTTAAACTTTAAGTTCAGGCTGAGCCTGATTCAAAGCAGTATTAAAAAAGGGCCCGCAGCGGCAAGAAATCTGGGTTGGTTACAGGCCAGGTACCAGCTTATTGCCTTTACCGATGACGATTGCCTGCCGGAAGAAAATTGGTTGAGGGAAATACTGGATGCTTACCGCTTCGAAACCCTTATTGCTTATACAGGCAAAACCATTGTGCCCCTGCCCGAGCGGCCGAGCGATTTTGAACTTAACACCGCGGGCTTAGCAACTGCAGAATTTATTACCGCCAATTGTGCCTTAACCAAACAGGCATTAATAAAGGTTGGCGGATTTGATGAGCGTTTTGCTCTGGCCTGGAGAGAGGATTCTGATCTGGAATTTAAACTCATCATCAGCAACATTCCAATCAGGCGAAACAGTGCAGCAGTGGTTGTGCACCCCGTGCGCACAGTGCCCTGGGGCGTAAGCTTAAAGGAGCAGAAAAAAGGGCTTTACGATGTGTTGCTGTTTAAGAAATATCCCGAATTGTACCGCCAGAAGATACAGCCTCGCCCCTTGTGGAACTATTACTTGTTTATTTCGCTATTCTTGCTCACCGTTATTGCAGTAGGTATGCAAAACAAGGGAATAGCCCGGTGGACGGCTGTGCTAATGCTTATTCCCCTGGGGTGGTTTTTTTACAAGCGGATAAGAATAACCCGTAAATCGGCAACACATATTGCCGAAATGCTGCTTACCTCAATGCTGATTCCCTTTGTTTCGGTTTATTGGCGGGGCTACGGAATTATTAAATTTAAAAAGCTGCTTTTTTAG
- a CDS encoding glycosyltransferase family 9 protein, protein MFDKTKIKQIGIFRALQLGDILCSIPAMRNLRANFPAATISFIGLPGSKTLIDRFPNYFDEFIAFPGYPGLPEQPFDETAFEAFSAMMCERKFDLLLQMQGNGTIVNEMLAKFRPKCLAGFSLDEDEMTSNPFLMRYPNFGHESSRHLKLMSFLGLEVLRKEMEYPLFGQDVAHFAEKNFPLERSYICAHAGSRAAWRQWPTKSFAKMADLCCSKGYQIVLTGTQAEANLADEVAAEMKYKPLNLAGQTDLGTLGVLLNHSSGLIANCTGISHIAAGLKVPSVIISMDGEPERWAPVDQELHYTIDWTKYPDENLVQEAVLQRLLRQPTRSAVQ, encoded by the coding sequence ATGTTTGATAAAACAAAAATTAAGCAAATAGGAATTTTCAGGGCACTGCAACTGGGCGATATTTTATGCTCAATTCCGGCAATGAGAAATTTAAGAGCCAACTTTCCGGCTGCTACCATTTCTTTTATTGGCTTGCCCGGAAGTAAAACCCTTATTGATCGATTCCCGAATTATTTTGATGAGTTTATTGCCTTCCCGGGCTACCCGGGATTGCCAGAGCAACCCTTTGATGAAACTGCGTTCGAAGCGTTCTCTGCAATGATGTGCGAAAGAAAGTTCGATCTCTTATTACAAATGCAGGGTAACGGCACCATTGTAAATGAAATGCTTGCGAAATTCAGGCCGAAATGCCTCGCTGGTTTTTCACTCGATGAGGACGAAATGACCAGTAATCCGTTTTTGATGCGCTATCCGAACTTTGGCCACGAAAGCTCGAGGCATTTAAAACTGATGTCGTTTTTAGGGCTTGAGGTGCTGCGTAAAGAAATGGAATATCCGCTATTTGGGCAAGACGTAGCGCACTTTGCTGAGAAAAACTTCCCGCTGGAGCGAAGTTACATTTGCGCACATGCCGGTTCGAGGGCTGCATGGCGCCAATGGCCCACAAAATCGTTCGCCAAAATGGCCGATCTTTGTTGTAGCAAAGGTTATCAAATTGTACTAACGGGAACCCAGGCTGAAGCAAACCTTGCTGATGAGGTGGCCGCAGAAATGAAATACAAGCCGCTTAATTTGGCCGGACAAACTGATCTTGGCACCCTGGGCGTGCTGCTCAATCACTCATCGGGTTTGATTGCAAACTGCACAGGCATATCGCACATTGCGGCGGGACTAAAGGTGCCGAGTGTGATAATCAGCATGGATGGCGAACCGGAGCGATGGGCACCGGTTGATCAGGAACTTCATTACACTATCGACTGGACAAAATATCCGGATGAAAATCTGGTTCAGGAAGCGGTGCTACAGCGGTTGCTTCGTCAACCAACCCGCTCAGCTGTTCAATAA
- a CDS encoding glycosyltransferase family 9 protein: MEFRNCKNMLIIRPDNMGDLLMSSPAIRAIKKSFNCKITVLCSTKASEVAAMIEEIDEQIAFDLPWLKFDSTTTENVDHLIETLKQRSFDGCILFNVYSQNPAPCLMLAYLAGIPCRAAYSRENLYGLLTHWLPDDEPFSLIRHQVERDLNLARFLKADVADDTIKITEPVPQSAFALLERYDFTPKGYFVLHTGVSENKRQYPKAHWIVLAKLLIEQYQLPVVFTGSAAESSFAQRLVNEIGHGAINLAGKLNLQDLTAIIKQAKCMVSVNTGPMHLAVALKTPLVALYAQTNPQHTPYKSKHRLLEFSVPEELRSANQIIRAVNEKYYAQNIPYPTPQQVIEQLSGLVDEATAVAPLPEPDFHPDILSSR, encoded by the coding sequence ATGGAATTTCGCAATTGCAAAAATATGCTGATCATCCGGCCAGACAATATGGGCGATTTATTGATGTCATCGCCGGCCATACGGGCAATTAAAAAAAGTTTCAATTGTAAAATAACCGTCCTTTGCTCTACCAAGGCCAGTGAAGTTGCCGCAATGATCGAAGAGATTGACGAGCAAATAGCATTCGATCTTCCCTGGCTGAAATTCGATTCGACAACTACCGAAAATGTAGACCATTTAATAGAAACTTTAAAGCAAAGATCCTTTGATGGCTGCATTCTTTTCAATGTGTACAGTCAAAACCCGGCTCCCTGTTTAATGCTGGCTTACCTTGCAGGAATACCATGTCGGGCCGCTTATTCAAGAGAAAATTTATACGGCTTGCTTACCCATTGGCTGCCCGATGACGAGCCATTTTCGTTAATCAGGCATCAGGTTGAGCGGGACTTAAATTTAGCGAGGTTTTTAAAGGCAGATGTCGCGGACGACACCATTAAAATTACTGAGCCGGTACCACAATCAGCCTTCGCATTGCTTGAGCGCTACGATTTCACTCCAAAAGGCTACTTTGTGCTGCATACTGGCGTATCAGAAAATAAACGTCAGTACCCAAAAGCACATTGGATTGTTTTAGCTAAACTGTTGATTGAGCAATACCAACTGCCTGTGGTGTTTACAGGTTCTGCCGCCGAAAGCAGTTTCGCCCAACGGCTGGTAAACGAAATTGGGCATGGAGCCATCAATTTGGCGGGTAAGCTGAATTTGCAGGACTTAACCGCTATAATTAAGCAGGCTAAATGTATGGTCAGCGTAAATACCGGGCCAATGCATCTGGCGGTAGCGCTCAAAACTCCCCTGGTTGCCCTTTACGCACAAACCAACCCACAACATACCCCTTACAAGTCTAAACATCGGCTTTTGGAGTTCAGCGTGCCCGAAGAACTGCGGAGCGCTAACCAAATTATCCGTGCCGTAAACGAAAAGTATTATGCGCAGAACATTCCATATCCAACCCCACAACAAGTTATTGAACAGCTGAGCGGGTTGGTTGACGAAGCAACCGCTGTAGCACCGCTTCCTGAACCAGATTTTCATCCGGATATTTTGTCCAGTCGATAG
- the rfaE2 gene encoding D-glycero-beta-D-manno-heptose 1-phosphate adenylyltransferase, with translation MTGKATNILKRFKSKKVLVIGELIVDVYVQGTCSRIAPEASVPVIDVQDKKYCLGGAANVAANLAALGADVSFLSACGNDDYAITAHNLLKTAGLKTDHIFKVSERTTLYKTRVSSDSQLLVRFDEGSTHAISTDIEQTMKTALEQLYREADAVFIADYGKGILVDALIAKLEELSAEQPKVMALDTKNYHRYLKLKPTIVKPNCQEASVLIGQGENPRPDLPKWSQLGETLYAKTAAQLVLLTLDAQGVCAFEKGTFKFHKAVPQVQNPKVSGAGDTFLATALMALAANADLETMVSLAIAAAHQVVQQPQTSVCALSDLANQTSEPGKCLESIQAIKALRAELEKKGRKIVFTNGCFDILHSGHVSYLRGAKAQGDVLIVGLNNDESIRRLKGPERPINSLKDRIDVLSELSCIDYIIPFGKAGDDTPISLVQQIRPHVFVKGGDYRDKYLPEERTLKKLGCEIIFLPMVADRSTTNMISKIRENAVFAAPIAVN, from the coding sequence ATGACTGGCAAAGCGACCAACATATTGAAAAGATTTAAATCAAAAAAGGTGCTTGTAATCGGCGAACTGATCGTTGATGTGTATGTACAGGGAACCTGCAGCCGCATTGCGCCCGAAGCCAGCGTCCCGGTAATTGATGTGCAAGACAAAAAATACTGCCTCGGCGGTGCCGCTAACGTAGCCGCAAATTTGGCCGCATTGGGGGCAGATGTATCTTTTTTAAGTGCTTGCGGTAATGATGATTATGCCATTACTGCTCATAACCTGTTAAAAACCGCAGGCTTAAAAACTGACCATATTTTTAAGGTAAGCGAGCGAACCACACTTTATAAAACCCGGGTAAGTTCAGATAGTCAGCTACTTGTTCGTTTTGATGAAGGCTCAACCCATGCCATTTCTACCGATATCGAACAGACGATGAAAACCGCACTCGAGCAATTATACCGCGAAGCCGACGCCGTTTTTATTGCCGATTATGGCAAAGGAATACTGGTTGATGCATTGATTGCTAAATTGGAAGAGCTGAGCGCCGAACAGCCCAAGGTAATGGCGCTAGATACCAAGAATTACCACCGTTACCTCAAACTGAAGCCCACAATTGTAAAGCCAAACTGTCAGGAGGCCAGTGTGCTAATCGGTCAAGGCGAAAATCCAAGACCCGATTTGCCGAAATGGAGCCAGCTCGGCGAAACGCTTTACGCAAAAACCGCCGCCCAGCTTGTGTTATTAACTCTGGATGCACAGGGCGTGTGCGCATTTGAAAAAGGTACCTTCAAATTTCATAAAGCGGTGCCGCAAGTTCAAAACCCGAAAGTTAGCGGCGCAGGCGATACCTTTTTAGCCACGGCACTAATGGCACTCGCAGCAAATGCCGATCTCGAAACCATGGTAAGCCTCGCCATTGCGGCGGCGCATCAGGTAGTTCAGCAGCCGCAAACGTCGGTATGTGCCCTTAGCGATTTGGCAAACCAAACTTCCGAGCCCGGTAAATGCCTCGAAAGCATTCAGGCAATTAAGGCATTGCGGGCCGAGCTCGAAAAAAAAGGCAGGAAGATTGTGTTTACCAATGGTTGCTTCGATATTCTGCATAGCGGACACGTAAGTTATTTGCGGGGCGCAAAGGCGCAGGGCGATGTGCTTATTGTTGGGTTAAATAACGATGAAAGCATCAGGCGGTTAAAAGGACCCGAACGGCCGATCAATAGCCTAAAAGACCGGATAGATGTTTTGTCGGAATTGAGCTGCATCGATTATATTATTCCTTTCGGTAAGGCGGGCGACGATACGCCGATTTCATTGGTGCAGCAGATCAGGCCGCATGTTTTTGTTAAGGGGGGCGATTACCGCGACAAATATCTGCCAGAAGAACGTACGTTGAAAAAACTTGGCTGTGAGATTATCTTTTTGCCAATGGTAGCCGATCGATCGACTACCAACATGATCAGCAAGATTAGGGAAAATGCCGTATTTGCCGCACCAATTGCGGTCAATTGA
- a CDS encoding D-glycero-alpha-D-manno-heptose-1,7-bisphosphate 7-phosphatase has protein sequence MEVKPAIFLDKDGTLIPDIPYNVDLNLITFNQGVIEGLRELQKDYLLIIVSNQSGIAKGLFTVDAFEELKHGLLDLFKEHQINISGFYFCPHDPHGTVKPYNTVCNCRKPAEGMLLKAAKDHAIDLPNSWMIGDILNDVEAGKLAGCQSILIDNGNETEWSLNGNLQRVPDFIASDFLEAVEFINQKERFYDWQSDQHIEKI, from the coding sequence ATGGAAGTTAAGCCCGCTATTTTTTTAGATAAAGACGGAACCCTCATTCCCGATATTCCCTACAATGTCGATCTCAACCTGATTACCTTTAACCAAGGTGTGATCGAGGGATTACGGGAATTGCAAAAAGATTACCTGCTAATCATCGTTTCTAATCAATCGGGAATAGCCAAAGGGCTATTTACAGTAGATGCCTTTGAGGAGCTCAAACACGGATTACTCGATCTTTTTAAGGAGCATCAAATTAACATCAGCGGATTTTACTTCTGTCCGCATGATCCACATGGAACTGTAAAGCCTTATAACACCGTTTGCAATTGCAGAAAACCAGCCGAAGGCATGTTGTTAAAAGCCGCAAAAGACCACGCTATCGATCTGCCCAACTCGTGGATGATTGGCGATATCCTTAACGATGTGGAGGCAGGCAAATTGGCGGGCTGTCAATCCATTTTGATCGACAATGGCAACGAAACCGAATGGAGTTTAAACGGTAATTTGCAAAGAGTGCCCGATTTTATTGCAAGCGATTTTTTAGAAGCTGTTGAATTTATCAACCAAAAAGAAAGATTTTATGACTGGCAAAGCGACCAACATATTGAAAAGATTTAA
- a CDS encoding glycosyltransferase has protein sequence MKRKIAFISEHASPLALLGGTDSGGQNVYVAELAIQLAKMGYEVDIFTRRDQPKDKQVNEFAPGVRVVLITAGPPTVVAKEELLPYMPTFRKEMERFIVDNNLNYELIHANFFMSGVVAMELKEKLDVPFVITFHALGHIRSLHQGEMDRFPAERTDLERLIVKNADKIIAECPQDESDLIKFYQAAPEKIVTIPCGFNPEHFYPIPKKECRSMLNLPHNERVVLQLGRMVRRKGIDNVIEAFAKVKLNQPAKLVIVGGESSDVENDLELNRLRELAHNLGILDQVHFVGRKNRDELKYYYGAADVFLTTPWYEPFGITPLESMACGTPVIGSRVGGIKHTVVEGVTGYLVDPKNPEELAEKLNELLPDQDRLFKMGKNSIEHVRRHFTWQQVAEQMDACYKAIHDRKMDVQNAELNMIGSAFEEAAYTFQKTAAELSSLISIAGSTMAKALKAGHKILVCGNGGSAAESQHFVAELVGRFEIPHRKGLPAISLNSDTAIITAWANDFGYDDIFARQVQAFGSEGDILLCMSTSGNSDNIIKAMQMARKKGMFCINMLGKTGGKSLNYGHLNLVVPSDSTQRIQELHLHLVHLLCTIIENRLFNALYTSKTTAKERTLAVKGQDVLLGADYALNGKRLGSYGS, from the coding sequence ATGAAAAGAAAGATAGCATTTATCAGCGAGCACGCCTCACCACTGGCATTGCTTGGAGGAACCGACAGCGGAGGTCAAAACGTTTACGTGGCCGAACTGGCCATCCAATTGGCCAAAATGGGGTACGAGGTTGACATATTTACCCGCAGGGATCAACCAAAAGACAAGCAGGTAAACGAGTTTGCGCCAGGCGTTAGGGTAGTACTTATTACCGCCGGCCCGCCAACCGTTGTGGCCAAAGAAGAACTCCTTCCGTATATGCCCACCTTTCGAAAAGAAATGGAAAGGTTTATCGTTGATAACAACCTCAACTACGAGCTTATTCATGCCAACTTCTTCATGTCCGGAGTGGTGGCCATGGAGTTAAAAGAAAAGCTCGACGTACCCTTCGTTATTACCTTCCATGCCCTGGGCCATATCCGTTCGCTTCATCAGGGAGAAATGGACCGCTTTCCGGCCGAAAGAACAGATTTGGAGCGATTGATCGTTAAAAATGCCGATAAAATCATCGCTGAGTGTCCGCAAGATGAAAGCGATCTCATCAAATTCTATCAGGCAGCGCCCGAAAAAATTGTCACCATTCCTTGTGGCTTCAATCCCGAACATTTTTACCCCATTCCCAAAAAAGAGTGCAGGTCCATGCTAAACCTACCACACAACGAGCGGGTAGTGCTGCAGCTTGGCCGAATGGTGCGGCGAAAAGGGATCGACAACGTGATTGAAGCTTTTGCAAAAGTGAAGCTCAACCAACCTGCAAAACTTGTAATTGTGGGCGGCGAGAGCAGCGACGTTGAAAACGACCTCGAGCTTAATCGCCTTCGCGAACTGGCCCATAATCTTGGTATTTTAGATCAGGTACATTTTGTAGGCAGAAAAAACCGCGACGAGTTGAAATACTATTACGGCGCTGCCGATGTGTTTTTAACCACTCCGTGGTATGAGCCCTTTGGCATAACACCCCTTGAATCGATGGCTTGCGGAACCCCTGTAATCGGCTCGCGGGTTGGAGGAATAAAGCATACCGTTGTTGAGGGCGTAACCGGGTACCTTGTAGACCCTAAAAACCCCGAAGAACTGGCCGAAAAGTTGAACGAGTTGCTGCCCGATCAGGATCGCCTTTTTAAAATGGGCAAAAATTCCATCGAGCACGTAAGGAGGCATTTTACATGGCAGCAGGTAGCCGAGCAAATGGACGCCTGTTACAAGGCTATCCACGATCGGAAAATGGACGTGCAGAACGCGGAGCTGAATATGATTGGTTCTGCCTTTGAAGAAGCCGCTTACACCTTTCAAAAAACCGCGGCCGAACTATCCAGCCTGATTTCAATAGCTGGTTCAACAATGGCCAAAGCGCTCAAGGCAGGCCATAAAATCCTCGTTTGTGGAAACGGAGGTAGTGCCGCAGAAAGTCAGCATTTTGTAGCCGAACTGGTTGGTAGGTTCGAAATTCCGCACCGAAAAGGTTTGCCAGCCATTTCCCTCAACTCCGATACCGCAATAATTACGGCCTGGGCTAACGATTTTGGCTACGATGATATATTTGCCCGGCAAGTGCAGGCATTCGGAAGTGAAGGCGACATCTTACTGTGTATGAGCACCAGCGGAAATTCTGATAACATTATAAAAGCGATGCAAATGGCCCGTAAAAAAGGCATGTTCTGCATCAATATGCTCGGCAAAACGGGAGGGAAATCGCTCAATTACGGGCACCTTAACCTCGTGGTTCCATCAGATAGTACCCAAAGGATTCAAGAACTGCACCTCCATCTCGTACACTTGCTGTGTACCATTATCGAAAACCGTCTCTTTAACGCCCTTTACACCAGCAAAACTACTGCAAAAGAACGAACATTGGCCGTTAAAGGACAGGATGTTTTGCTTGGCGCCGATTATGCGTTGAACGGAAAAAGGTTAGGAAGCTATGGAAGTTAA
- a CDS encoding glycosyltransferase family 4 protein: protein MSNNLSNGRLRVFTWHIHGSYLLYLSQGDYDLYIPYNDERSTGYVGRGETFPFGDNVIEVHASEVRNMDFDIILFQTDENYLIDQYNILSESQRTLPRIYLEHDPPWDHPTNARHPVREEDVLVVHVTHFNALMWDCSGLKTRVIEHGVLPHPFSYQGNKERGIVVINNLPTRGRLLGLDIFEQVRKQIPLDLVGMGAESYGIGEVLHPDLPAFVSQYRFFFNPIRYTSLGLAVCEAMMLGLPIVGLATTEMAVKIKNGYSGFVSTNVSELVDYMQMLLEQPATAQEMGRNAHEHARQKFDIKRFASDWKQLFEEVVRNVNTYQIN from the coding sequence ATGTCGAATAATTTATCAAACGGACGCTTACGAGTATTTACATGGCACATTCACGGCAGTTACCTGCTGTATCTTTCGCAAGGCGATTACGACCTTTACATTCCCTATAACGATGAGCGATCAACAGGTTACGTAGGCCGGGGCGAAACATTCCCTTTTGGCGACAATGTGATTGAAGTTCATGCCTCCGAAGTCAGAAATATGGATTTCGATATTATCCTTTTCCAAACCGACGAAAATTACCTGATAGATCAGTACAACATTTTATCCGAATCGCAACGCACCTTACCACGAATTTATCTCGAGCACGATCCGCCCTGGGATCACCCAACCAACGCCCGGCATCCCGTTCGCGAGGAAGACGTGCTGGTGGTGCACGTTACCCATTTCAATGCCCTGATGTGGGATTGTAGCGGCTTAAAAACCCGAGTAATTGAACACGGTGTGTTGCCACATCCTTTTAGTTATCAAGGAAATAAAGAACGGGGCATCGTGGTAATTAACAATTTGCCCACCAGAGGACGCTTGCTCGGTCTCGATATTTTTGAGCAGGTACGGAAACAAATACCTTTGGATTTAGTGGGCATGGGTGCCGAAAGCTACGGCATTGGCGAAGTACTGCACCCCGATTTGCCGGCATTCGTTTCTCAATACCGCTTCTTTTTTAACCCGATCAGATATACCAGCCTGGGGCTTGCGGTATGCGAGGCCATGATGCTCGGTTTGCCGATTGTGGGCCTTGCCACAACCGAAATGGCCGTAAAGATCAAAAACGGCTATTCAGGATTTGTATCTACCAACGTTTCAGAACTGGTCGATTACATGCAAATGCTGCTCGAACAGCCAGCCACTGCACAGGAAATGGGCAGAAATGCACACGAACATGCCCGCCAAAAATTTGATATCAAGCGGTTTGCAAGCGATTGGAAACAGCTTTTCGAAGAAGTTGTGCGCAATGTAAACACCTACCAAATTAACTAA
- a CDS encoding beta-1,6-N-acetylglucosaminyltransferase: MKKAYLIMGHKSPKQIYRLLDRLNDELSHFFIHIDRKVDISPFKTLEDFGDKVTFLERYNSEWGKYGLTLPLLAGLKSIKMTGQHFDRILLLSGQDYPIKSKKQINEFFENSPYSVFINFFPIPNMSKWPGKDRGGLYRVDKYYFGTKWYELFLSKSLNLVSRYIPLLRRRVPDQMLPYAGETWINLDMYALNYIVDYVEQHPEYLRFHRHTFVADEVFIHMLIGNSTDEKLLNSIEKTEKRFTIWESPKSAHPKVLQKSDFEHITSSEDLFARKFDLEKDEEVLDLIDREILFRD, from the coding sequence ATGAAGAAAGCCTATTTAATCATGGGACACAAGTCGCCTAAACAGATTTACCGTTTGCTGGATCGGTTAAATGACGAGTTATCACACTTCTTTATCCATATCGATCGCAAGGTAGATATTAGCCCTTTTAAAACGCTTGAAGACTTTGGCGATAAGGTTACGTTCTTAGAGCGGTACAATTCGGAATGGGGTAAATATGGCCTGACACTGCCTTTGTTAGCCGGCTTAAAATCAATTAAAATGACCGGACAGCATTTTGATAGGATCCTACTTCTCAGCGGGCAGGATTATCCGATTAAGAGCAAAAAACAAATCAATGAGTTTTTCGAGAACTCGCCATATTCGGTTTTTATTAACTTTTTCCCGATTCCGAATATGAGCAAGTGGCCGGGTAAGGATAGAGGGGGCTTATATAGGGTAGACAAATACTACTTCGGCACGAAATGGTACGAGCTGTTTTTATCGAAAAGCCTGAATTTGGTTTCGAGGTATATTCCGTTGCTGCGCCGGCGTGTGCCGGATCAAATGCTTCCGTACGCGGGTGAAACGTGGATCAACCTCGATATGTATGCGCTCAATTACATTGTAGATTATGTTGAACAACACCCGGAATATTTAAGGTTTCACCGACATACTTTTGTGGCTGACGAAGTGTTTATCCACATGCTCATTGGTAACAGCACCGACGAGAAATTGTTGAATAGCATAGAAAAAACCGAAAAGCGATTTACAATATGGGAAAGCCCGAAAAGCGCACACCCGAAAGTGCTCCAAAAATCTGATTTTGAGCATATCACCTCATCCGAAGATCTTTTTGCACGGAAGTTCGACCTGGAGAAAGACGAAGAAGTGCTGGATCTTATTGATCGGGAGATTTTGTTCAGGGATTGA